A section of the Sedimentisphaera cyanobacteriorum genome encodes:
- a CDS encoding amidohydrolase codes for MSSLLLKNAVLDQSLSNILIKDGIFKSLDAPAYSNADSVLDCTNLAVLPAFYNAHTHSPMTLLRGYADDRELFDWLQNYIWPMEAKFTLDDIIAGTRLACLEMIKTGTVFAADMYWHFPEVSRTITEMGLRCCAGPIFLDAFDDSLTKPQFEEAERFYNSLPSFSELLIPAIMPHSVYGAKESTLRKVSEMAKQLQYPIQIHVAETEKEVKDCQSETGLTPFEYLDSLGLLTEKTVSVHSVHMTDEDAELVKRRGAKIAHVPVSNMKLSSGAFRAGLFADYLDSICLGTDGCSSNNNLSMIEEMKFASLLAKHSFECTQIFSSEAVFKFATRNGAAAYGFDGGVIEKGRPADCILVDTKSPFMTPGYDIVSDIVYSCDSSCIDTVICNGEILMQAGKVNGEAEIIERARESARKITEK; via the coding sequence ATGTCGAGCCTTCTCTTGAAAAATGCAGTATTAGACCAGTCGCTCAGTAATATCCTAATAAAAGACGGCATATTCAAATCGCTTGATGCGCCGGCATACTCCAATGCGGATTCCGTTTTAGACTGCACTAATCTGGCCGTTCTGCCCGCGTTCTATAATGCCCACACCCATTCACCAATGACACTCCTTCGGGGCTACGCAGACGACCGAGAGCTTTTCGACTGGCTCCAGAATTATATCTGGCCTATGGAGGCAAAATTTACTCTGGATGATATTATCGCAGGCACGCGTCTTGCCTGCCTTGAGATGATAAAAACGGGGACAGTTTTTGCTGCTGATATGTACTGGCATTTTCCGGAAGTATCAAGAACGATCACGGAAATGGGGCTCAGATGCTGCGCAGGGCCTATCTTTCTTGATGCCTTTGACGATTCGCTCACAAAGCCGCAGTTTGAAGAGGCTGAGAGATTTTACAATTCACTCCCCAGCTTCAGCGAGCTGCTGATTCCAGCCATTATGCCTCATTCTGTTTACGGGGCAAAGGAAAGCACCCTCAGGAAGGTAAGCGAGATGGCCAAGCAGCTGCAGTATCCGATACAGATACACGTTGCTGAAACTGAAAAGGAGGTGAAAGACTGCCAAAGCGAAACAGGGCTCACTCCATTTGAGTATTTGGATTCTTTAGGCCTTCTCACTGAGAAAACAGTATCTGTTCATTCCGTTCATATGACAGACGAAGATGCCGAACTGGTTAAACGCAGAGGAGCGAAAATAGCACATGTTCCCGTGTCTAATATGAAGCTCTCGAGCGGGGCATTCAGGGCAGGCTTATTTGCTGATTATCTTGATTCGATATGCCTCGGTACCGACGGCTGCTCTTCAAACAACAATTTGAGCATGATAGAGGAGATGAAATTTGCCTCGCTTCTGGCAAAACACAGCTTCGAATGCACTCAGATTTTCAGCTCTGAAGCGGTGTTCAAATTTGCCACAAGAAACGGGGCAGCCGCTTACGGATTTGATGGCGGAGTGATTGAAAAGGGCAGGCCGGCAGACTGCATATTGGTTGATACAAAAAGCCCTTTTATGACACCCGGATACGATATTGTATCTGATATTGTTTACAGCTGCGACTCCTCCTGCATAGATACCGTTATATGCAATGGGGAAATTCTCATGCAGGCAGGAAAAGTAAACGGCGAGGCCGAAATTATCGAAAGAGCAAGAGAGTCTGCACGAAAAATTACTGAGAAATGA
- a CDS encoding NAD(P)-dependent oxidoreductase → MPSSSDILIKQLESSYRSDEFVCLLSQYENWKTSQPLKGLRILEGSPVFRNTCPKIAALLAAGAEVTVGLHENCPYNPQVVGMLEDMGLEVRSGTDLKQDFDIILDCAGAYHQLDARLGFAELTKSGEYYYTNSSKPCFCVDSSIIKYFEDYLGTADGLMRSLEEKELPVSGKTYLVFGCGKVGAGICRRLTDEGAEVVLVEDESRKEQFEYPVIDFKDKGSVHEAAAEADFIVTVTGIKGVISKSYDADVFTSSRAFLINMGAEDEYGPDIPPYRVLNEKKPLNFILGEPTRLRYIDATLALHNYGAFVLQRSEFHSGLVSPPDDIERMLIKQTIAGSCISEEVKQFLETQNYSV, encoded by the coding sequence ATGCCCAGCAGCTCAGATATACTCATAAAACAGTTAGAATCCTCATACAGAAGCGATGAGTTCGTTTGCCTTCTCTCTCAGTATGAAAACTGGAAGACATCCCAGCCTCTGAAAGGCCTTCGAATTCTTGAAGGCAGTCCGGTATTCAGAAATACCTGCCCCAAGATTGCAGCACTCTTGGCCGCGGGCGCAGAGGTTACAGTTGGTCTGCACGAAAACTGCCCATACAACCCGCAGGTTGTTGGAATGCTGGAAGATATGGGGCTTGAAGTCCGCAGCGGAACAGATTTGAAACAGGATTTTGACATCATTCTCGACTGCGCCGGGGCCTACCACCAATTAGATGCCCGCCTCGGCTTTGCAGAACTTACCAAGTCTGGTGAGTATTACTACACAAACAGCTCTAAACCCTGCTTCTGTGTTGACAGCAGCATTATAAAGTACTTCGAGGATTATCTGGGTACAGCAGACGGGCTTATGCGAAGCCTTGAAGAAAAGGAGCTTCCCGTTTCCGGGAAAACTTACCTTGTCTTCGGATGCGGGAAGGTTGGCGCTGGTATTTGCAGAAGACTCACAGACGAGGGGGCTGAAGTGGTGCTCGTGGAGGATGAATCACGGAAAGAACAGTTCGAATATCCCGTTATAGACTTCAAAGACAAAGGCTCTGTGCACGAAGCTGCTGCTGAGGCAGACTTCATTGTTACAGTAACGGGGATTAAAGGCGTTATAAGCAAAAGCTACGATGCAGATGTGTTTACCAGCAGCAGAGCTTTCTTGATAAATATGGGTGCTGAAGATGAATACGGCCCGGACATCCCCCCTTACCGGGTTCTCAACGAAAAGAAGCCGCTGAATTTCATCCTGGGCGAACCCACAAGATTGAGATATATCGATGCAACGCTTGCACTTCATAACTATGGTGCATTTGTCCTCCAGAGAAGCGAGTTTCATTCTGGGCTTGTATCTCCGCCTGATGATATAGAGAGGATGCTGATAAAACAGACAATTGCAGGAAGCTGCATTTCAGAGGAAGTTAAGCAATTTTTGGAAACTCAAAACTATTCGGTGTAG
- a CDS encoding trypsin-like peptidase domain-containing protein, whose product MKRLTFFTAALLLFANVSFGIVISGGDSGHLTAPSDDPGWARSGSVGTNGSGVYLGNGWVITANHLSSKTYFTVDGDATYSKMAGEEYGVQLDNLEKTSKIDLYMFRVDTSAGNLSGLSPTPIASSVPSAGTQATHIGTGDGQTSSTETTWYIDRQTGVWSTEGNPSDTQRQGYYWEADRDKRWAFEEVYQSDADFNGIEGFATSFEDMPDYGITVDHDSGSGLFVKNGEWELAGIAHAIATYDGQPDRTSVYGNLSFYSDLSQYSGQINDIMAIPEPASILTLGLGCLYFRLKKQAHT is encoded by the coding sequence ATGAAGAGATTAACATTTTTTACGGCTGCTTTACTTTTATTTGCAAATGTATCATTTGGAATTGTTATATCAGGCGGCGATTCAGGCCATCTTACAGCTCCCTCGGACGACCCGGGCTGGGCTCGCTCAGGTAGTGTAGGGACAAACGGGTCAGGCGTTTATCTGGGGAATGGCTGGGTGATAACGGCCAACCACTTAAGCAGCAAGACATATTTTACTGTTGACGGGGATGCCACCTACAGCAAGATGGCAGGCGAGGAATACGGAGTTCAGCTGGATAATCTCGAGAAGACTTCTAAAATAGACCTCTATATGTTCAGAGTTGACACCTCAGCAGGCAATTTAAGCGGGCTTTCTCCAACGCCTATAGCCTCAAGCGTTCCTTCTGCTGGAACTCAGGCAACTCATATCGGAACAGGCGACGGCCAAACCTCTTCAACGGAAACTACTTGGTATATCGACAGGCAAACTGGAGTTTGGTCAACAGAGGGGAATCCGTCAGATACCCAAAGACAAGGTTATTATTGGGAGGCTGATAGAGATAAGAGATGGGCATTTGAGGAAGTTTATCAATCAGACGCTGATTTCAATGGCATAGAGGGTTTTGCCACATCTTTCGAAGATATGCCGGACTATGGAATAACAGTAGATCATGATTCGGGCTCCGGCCTTTTCGTCAAAAATGGCGAGTGGGAGCTTGCTGGAATTGCTCATGCTATTGCCACTTACGACGGCCAGCCGGACAGGACAAGCGTTTACGGCAATTTGAGCTTTTATTCAGACCTCTCACAATACAGCGGCCAGATAAATGACATAATGGCCATCCCCGAACCTGCTTCAATATTAACGCTGGGACTCGGGTGTTTGTATTTCAGGCTGAAGAAGCAGGCTCATACTTAA
- a CDS encoding glycoside hydrolase family 43 protein, with protein sequence MKYRMIAFAVLAAFVFTANGADSFKPYVKKPDNNGVHLNAHGAGVLHHNGKYYLYGEHKIAGKAGNKAHVGVHCYSSEDLYNWKDEGIALKVFEKEGHDIEKGCIIERPKVIYNEMNDNFVMWFHLELKGQGYSAARTGLAVSDNPTGEFEYIRSFRPNAGQWPIHFPKKWQKPISDKKFNKLKEESDWDYWLTLLEKGIVLRRDFKEGQMSRDMTVFVDDNGKAYHIHSAEDNSTLHISELTDDYQDFTGRYTRARPGGYNEAPAICKYEGSYYLIASGCSGWAPNTARSFRAGNIMGEWKALGNPCKGKNPHNDIGSIKTFGGQSTYILPVEGKRNAFIAMFDVWRPSNQIDSRYMWLPAQIKDNEIIVQWQTEWGLSYFDE encoded by the coding sequence ATGAAGTATCGTATGATTGCGTTTGCTGTCTTGGCAGCTTTTGTTTTCACAGCCAATGGGGCGGACAGTTTCAAACCCTACGTGAAAAAACCGGATAATAATGGCGTGCATCTGAATGCTCACGGAGCAGGGGTGCTGCATCACAACGGAAAATATTATCTTTACGGCGAGCATAAAATCGCCGGCAAGGCAGGCAATAAGGCTCATGTGGGAGTTCACTGCTACAGCTCAGAAGACCTTTACAACTGGAAGGATGAGGGGATTGCTCTGAAAGTGTTTGAAAAAGAAGGCCACGATATCGAGAAGGGCTGCATCATCGAAAGGCCGAAGGTAATATACAACGAAATGAATGATAATTTTGTAATGTGGTTCCATCTGGAGCTGAAAGGCCAAGGCTACAGCGCAGCAAGAACAGGGCTGGCAGTTTCCGATAATCCGACAGGCGAATTTGAGTATATCAGGTCATTCCGCCCGAATGCCGGGCAATGGCCGATTCATTTCCCCAAAAAATGGCAGAAACCCATCAGTGATAAGAAGTTCAATAAGCTTAAAGAGGAATCAGACTGGGACTACTGGCTCACTCTGCTTGAAAAGGGAATTGTATTAAGAAGAGATTTCAAAGAAGGGCAGATGTCCCGAGATATGACGGTTTTCGTTGATGATAACGGCAAGGCCTATCATATACATTCCGCAGAAGATAATTCGACCCTTCACATCTCTGAGCTCACCGATGACTATCAAGATTTTACAGGCAGATACACCAGAGCTCGGCCGGGCGGATACAACGAGGCCCCCGCAATATGCAAGTATGAAGGAAGCTACTACCTTATTGCCTCGGGATGTTCAGGCTGGGCTCCAAACACAGCACGCTCATTTAGAGCAGGCAATATTATGGGCGAATGGAAGGCTCTTGGCAATCCGTGCAAGGGCAAAAATCCGCATAACGATATAGGCTCAATCAAAACCTTCGGCGGACAAAGCACCTACATACTCCCTGTGGAAGGCAAACGAAATGCATTTATAGCTATGTTTGATGTGTGGAGGCCTTCAAACCAGATAGACAGCAGATATATGTGGCTGCCTGCGCAGATAAAAGATAACGAGATTATCGTTCAATGGCAGACCGAATGGGGTCTTTCCTATTTCGATGAATAA
- a CDS encoding DJ-1/PfpI family protein, producing the protein MILKNFSLILLVISSVSAFEEVRKVDKDFYRGGRVLDTIELSSISTPDIALEEILKKRGGEVVFTRQEFTINQLSHILKLGYGYSEDKRRTVESFDNAYPVLIYLVNRDGAFVYIPKKNALGKIVDDNIKRRLFSATKHKDKDGYISAANFLIAGSPKLAGVRRPREGRKFLFIEAGRIAQNMELAANSIGLGVKAEPDLEQRKIRSLLKMPSGFEPVMMLSLGKLKNSNFQISPETLKQDEPAKKQKTSEKEQPKKQENLRIAIIVPERGADRRIINGLKNIFQISDAKCYVAAPDNEFRNSDGIKMSPDILINNLSVRDYDTLVFLDGSITSRVYRNDELVMDIMYEADQLNKTVAAYGYAVGVLARSGVLSGGVKASGSIGVRGSVKKYGGRFITESAVVRSGNIVTARSLDTLARRDIQGPEGVSGFAAEILKASENKAK; encoded by the coding sequence ATGATTCTCAAAAATTTTTCACTTATTCTTCTTGTTATCTCATCGGTTTCAGCATTTGAAGAAGTGCGAAAAGTAGATAAAGACTTCTACCGAGGCGGAAGAGTGCTGGACACAATTGAGTTGAGCAGCATCTCCACACCCGATATCGCCCTTGAAGAAATCCTCAAAAAACGCGGCGGAGAAGTTGTTTTTACTAGGCAGGAATTTACCATAAATCAGCTCTCGCACATTCTCAAGCTAGGCTACGGCTACAGCGAAGACAAACGCAGAACAGTAGAATCTTTCGATAATGCTTACCCTGTGCTAATCTATCTGGTAAATAGAGATGGGGCGTTCGTTTATATTCCTAAAAAAAATGCACTCGGGAAGATAGTGGACGACAATATAAAACGCCGCCTTTTCAGCGCAACCAAACATAAAGATAAAGATGGCTATATCTCTGCTGCCAACTTTTTAATCGCAGGTTCTCCCAAGCTAGCAGGCGTGAGAAGGCCGCGAGAGGGAAGGAAATTTCTGTTTATTGAGGCTGGCAGAATCGCTCAGAATATGGAGCTTGCAGCTAATTCGATTGGCCTGGGTGTAAAAGCCGAGCCGGATTTGGAACAGCGCAAGATTCGCTCGCTTTTGAAGATGCCTTCGGGGTTTGAGCCGGTAATGATGTTATCTCTGGGTAAGCTGAAAAATTCCAATTTCCAGATCAGCCCTGAGACTCTGAAACAAGACGAACCAGCCAAAAAGCAGAAAACCAGCGAAAAGGAGCAGCCAAAGAAGCAGGAGAATTTGAGGATAGCAATCATTGTTCCCGAAAGAGGGGCGGACAGAAGGATCATAAACGGGCTAAAAAATATCTTCCAGATATCCGATGCAAAGTGTTATGTTGCCGCGCCGGATAATGAATTCCGAAACTCAGACGGAATAAAAATGAGCCCGGATATTCTTATCAATAATTTATCCGTAAGGGATTATGACACGCTCGTTTTTCTCGACGGGAGCATTACATCTAGGGTTTACCGAAACGATGAGCTTGTAATGGATATAATGTACGAGGCAGACCAGCTCAACAAGACAGTTGCGGCTTATGGCTATGCTGTAGGCGTATTGGCAAGGTCAGGGGTGCTTTCAGGAGGTGTAAAGGCATCCGGAAGTATCGGTGTTAGAGGCTCTGTAAAAAAATACGGCGGGCGGTTTATTACTGAATCCGCTGTTGTCAGGTCGGGAAATATAGTTACAGCGAGAAGTCTTGACACGCTTGCAAGAAGAGATATTCAGGGGCCTGAAGGGGTTTCAGGCTTTGCAGCGGAAATACTCAAAGCTTCAGAAAATAAGGCCAAATAA
- the alaS gene encoding alanine--tRNA ligase produces MLSSKEIRKRFIQFFEDKGHKFVPSSPVVPADDPSLLFTNAGMNQFKDIFLGVKKKDCDSAVNSQKCIRVSGKHNDLEEVGVDTYHHTFFEMLGNWSFDSYFKEESIRWAWQLLTEVYGIDETKLYATVFSGDESDGSEYDKEAAELWPKVTGIPVERVLSFGRKDNFWEMGETGPCGPSSEIHIDLGDEMCDMKHIPGHKCGVNAGCARFIELWNLVFIQFNRQSDGTLKLLKAKYIDTGLGLERLTAVLQGKPSNYDTDLFTPLIKEISEMANIKYTRSLTEKTDIAMRVVADHVRALSFAITDGAVPSNDGRGYVLRRILRRASRFGRVLELKEPFIYKLVPTLIELMGDAFPEIKQRQEFVETVIESEEKSFNRTLDRGLEIFETAAGKSEKYISGEDTFKLYDTYGFPLDLTELLAREKGLDIDRDGFEKLMEQQRQRARAAKKESGLIGKLEGEELPETDDREKYLTENCKAKILGFAGADGFRGEGELRNTEEKTAVLLDKTCCYAESGGQIGDSGEIRGDNFVFEIEKTEKIGHSVLHQGKILEGKAKVGDVVEVTVSGERNSSRKNHTATHLLQWALKKVMGESITQQGSLVCPDYLRFDFTCSKALSNEQISEVEELVNRKIFADSPVTCSTMPIDEAKKLGATALFGEKYGDTVRLISIGRDEDESYENAFSKELCGGTHVSRTSQIGGFKIIKEESISAGVRRITALTGRALIEYFSEREKVIEELCFKLKVPFHQLSERTDKLISENKKLKKEIKDAGKQGGGGNVREEADKAIENAKDIAGAKIIAAHVKCGDNKQLRECADSIKKRCESLAALLVTSAGGKVMMVAAVSEDLIKKGIKAGDIVKQAAPAVGGGGGGRPDMAQAGGKDASGIPNALKAAEEYAASKLE; encoded by the coding sequence ATGCTCAGCTCAAAAGAGATCAGAAAAAGATTTATACAATTTTTCGAAGATAAAGGCCATAAATTTGTGCCAAGTTCGCCTGTTGTTCCAGCGGATGACCCGAGCCTTCTTTTCACGAATGCGGGGATGAATCAGTTCAAGGATATATTTCTCGGCGTAAAAAAGAAAGACTGCGACAGCGCTGTAAACAGCCAGAAATGCATACGTGTAAGCGGCAAACACAACGACCTTGAAGAGGTTGGCGTGGATACATATCACCATACATTTTTCGAGATGCTGGGAAACTGGTCTTTCGATTCCTACTTCAAGGAAGAATCAATCAGATGGGCTTGGCAGCTTCTTACTGAGGTTTACGGAATAGATGAAACAAAGCTCTATGCAACGGTCTTCTCAGGCGATGAATCAGACGGCAGCGAATACGACAAAGAAGCCGCAGAGCTTTGGCCCAAGGTAACAGGCATCCCTGTTGAAAGGGTTCTTTCATTCGGCAGAAAAGATAATTTCTGGGAAATGGGCGAGACAGGCCCCTGCGGGCCGTCAAGCGAGATACATATAGACCTGGGAGATGAGATGTGCGATATGAAGCATATTCCCGGGCATAAATGCGGCGTCAATGCAGGCTGCGCAAGGTTTATTGAGCTTTGGAATCTCGTTTTCATCCAGTTCAACAGACAGTCCGACGGCACACTAAAGCTCTTAAAGGCAAAATATATAGATACAGGACTCGGCCTCGAAAGGCTCACAGCTGTTCTGCAGGGCAAGCCGAGCAATTATGATACTGATCTTTTCACTCCGCTGATAAAAGAAATCAGCGAAATGGCAAATATTAAATACACCCGCTCACTCACTGAAAAAACAGACATAGCCATGAGAGTGGTTGCAGACCATGTGCGTGCTCTTTCGTTTGCCATAACAGACGGGGCAGTTCCAAGCAACGACGGACGCGGATACGTTTTGAGACGAATCCTGCGAAGGGCCTCAAGATTCGGCAGAGTACTCGAGCTCAAAGAGCCGTTCATATACAAATTAGTTCCAACGCTTATTGAGCTTATGGGTGATGCCTTCCCTGAAATAAAGCAGAGGCAGGAATTCGTGGAAACTGTAATCGAATCTGAAGAGAAAAGCTTCAACCGAACTCTCGACCGCGGCCTTGAAATATTTGAAACAGCAGCAGGCAAATCTGAAAAATATATAAGCGGGGAAGACACATTCAAGCTTTACGATACTTACGGATTCCCGCTTGATTTAACCGAACTGCTCGCAAGGGAAAAAGGGCTCGACATAGACAGAGACGGCTTTGAAAAGCTTATGGAGCAGCAGAGGCAGAGAGCACGAGCCGCAAAAAAAGAATCAGGACTTATCGGAAAGCTTGAAGGTGAAGAGCTGCCTGAAACTGATGACAGGGAGAAATATCTCACCGAAAACTGCAAGGCAAAGATCCTTGGTTTTGCCGGTGCAGACGGCTTCAGAGGCGAAGGCGAACTGAGAAATACCGAAGAGAAAACCGCAGTACTGCTGGATAAAACCTGCTGCTACGCAGAATCCGGAGGACAGATTGGCGACAGCGGAGAAATACGCGGCGATAATTTTGTTTTTGAGATTGAGAAAACGGAGAAAATCGGCCATAGCGTACTTCATCAGGGCAAAATCCTTGAAGGGAAGGCGAAAGTTGGCGATGTGGTCGAAGTTACAGTGTCAGGCGAGAGAAACTCTTCGAGAAAAAATCATACAGCCACACACCTCCTGCAATGGGCTCTGAAAAAGGTTATGGGCGAGAGCATTACCCAGCAGGGCTCGCTTGTATGCCCGGATTATCTTAGATTTGATTTTACCTGCTCAAAGGCACTTTCCAACGAGCAGATTAGTGAAGTTGAGGAGCTTGTAAACAGAAAGATTTTTGCAGATTCGCCGGTAACCTGCTCAACAATGCCTATCGATGAAGCCAAAAAACTCGGCGCTACCGCCCTTTTCGGCGAGAAATACGGAGATACAGTAAGGCTGATATCTATCGGACGAGATGAAGATGAAAGCTATGAAAATGCGTTCAGCAAGGAGCTTTGCGGAGGAACTCACGTTTCAAGGACATCCCAGATAGGCGGATTTAAGATTATAAAGGAAGAGAGCATTTCTGCTGGAGTAAGGCGTATTACCGCACTTACAGGCAGGGCTCTTATCGAATATTTCAGCGAGAGAGAGAAGGTTATAGAGGAGCTTTGCTTTAAGCTCAAAGTCCCGTTCCACCAGCTCAGCGAGAGAACAGATAAGCTTATATCCGAAAATAAGAAGCTCAAAAAAGAAATCAAAGATGCCGGCAAACAAGGCGGGGGCGGAAATGTACGCGAGGAAGCGGATAAAGCCATTGAAAACGCCAAAGATATTGCCGGCGCGAAAATTATTGCAGCGCACGTAAAATGCGGCGATAATAAACAGCTGCGTGAATGCGCAGATTCCATTAAAAAAAGATGCGAGTCTTTAGCTGCTCTCCTTGTTACCAGCGCAGGCGGTAAGGTGATGATGGTGGCTGCGGTATCAGAAGACCTTATCAAGAAGGGCATAAAAGCTGGTGATATCGTTAAGCAGGCCGCCCCGGCTGTAGGCGGAGGCGGAGGCGGACGCCCGGATATGGCTCAGGCCGGCGGGAAAGATGCTTCAGGAATACCGAATGCGCTGAAGGCAGCAGAAGAGTATGCGGCATCAAAACTGGAATAG
- a CDS encoding DUF5677 domain-containing protein, with protein MERFFTAREAKNGSLIDYDAAVIKKWFIETIEPIEQNVNPETRTDMVCVSSIAVCVNYANAVLDLIRSGHNMPAKALLRVLCETVAKIAWCLVSPKNKKKDRKQAVERKFDQWEKDALYKKLRILYEFRSIVSSEQSRELEDTIRKIKLKERKFHAPPMPKTIEIFNKLSSNWRSGVYPRGFLQFNDAVHIDIHTLLSRIYCEEGGMNISHDSNEELTDLSGYCLSFMFQLFYLVRTHFGLDTTELLKEFQSRSERFEEAKPEKSKAENEGSDSEH; from the coding sequence ATGGAACGTTTTTTTACTGCCAGAGAAGCTAAAAACGGCAGTTTAATTGATTATGATGCCGCTGTTATAAAAAAGTGGTTTATAGAAACGATAGAGCCGATTGAGCAGAATGTCAATCCGGAAACGCGTACAGATATGGTTTGCGTAAGCTCGATTGCTGTATGTGTAAACTACGCAAATGCCGTACTTGATCTGATCCGCTCCGGCCACAATATGCCCGCCAAAGCGCTTTTGAGGGTTCTCTGCGAGACTGTAGCCAAGATTGCTTGGTGTCTTGTTTCTCCGAAGAACAAGAAGAAAGACCGCAAACAGGCGGTAGAGCGGAAATTTGACCAGTGGGAAAAGGACGCGCTCTACAAGAAGCTGAGAATCCTGTATGAATTCCGCTCGATTGTCAGCTCAGAGCAGAGCAGGGAGCTTGAAGATACAATAAGGAAAATCAAGCTTAAGGAACGTAAATTCCACGCTCCGCCAATGCCCAAAACGATCGAGATCTTCAATAAGCTCTCTTCAAACTGGCGTTCAGGCGTTTATCCACGCGGTTTTCTTCAGTTTAACGATGCCGTGCATATCGACATACATACCCTCCTCTCAAGGATATACTGCGAGGAAGGCGGGATGAACATAAGCCACGACAGCAACGAAGAATTAACGGACCTCAGCGGCTACTGCCTGAGCTTTATGTTTCAGCTGTTCTACCTTGTTCGAACACATTTCGGGCTGGATACAACTGAGCTTCTCAAGGAATTTCAGTCAAGGTCTGAGAGATTTGAAGAAGCGAAACCGGAAAAAAGCAAAGCGGAAAATGAAGGCTCAGATTCTGAACACTGA
- a CDS encoding TatD family hydrolase, translating into MPLKKDSGNTSSSRKKNQLKEISQIIMRLIDHHAHLTSEQYHGSLDEINYRAGKAGVEKIITVGTDLQDSLESLEIAQKYENVFFTAGFHPHEAKSADDQSLEQIRLLLREDKAAALGEIGLDYYYEFSSKEQQKNAFAKQLEIAVQENMPVVIHSRDAFENTAEILSKYSEKLPGIVIHCFGEGPEQAEYCLKQGWYVSFTGVVTFKNAERTRQAAAVVPPEKLLAETDCPYMSPAPLRKYKTNEPSFIVHIAEKLAEVKGLEVNQMCEILWQNAESVFRI; encoded by the coding sequence ATGCCCTTAAAGAAAGACTCTGGAAACACATCCAGCAGCAGGAAGAAAAATCAGCTTAAAGAAATATCGCAGATTATTATGAGATTGATAGACCACCACGCACATCTGACTTCAGAGCAGTATCACGGCAGCCTTGATGAAATAAATTACAGGGCAGGCAAGGCAGGAGTAGAGAAGATTATCACAGTGGGCACAGACCTTCAGGACAGCCTTGAGTCTCTTGAGATTGCACAGAAATATGAAAATGTTTTCTTTACTGCCGGCTTCCATCCGCATGAGGCAAAATCGGCTGATGATCAAAGCCTTGAACAGATAAGGCTTCTTCTGCGGGAAGATAAGGCAGCTGCATTAGGCGAGATCGGACTTGATTACTACTACGAATTCTCCTCGAAAGAACAGCAGAAAAACGCCTTTGCCAAGCAGCTTGAGATAGCCGTCCAGGAGAATATGCCTGTTGTTATTCACTCCAGAGATGCCTTCGAGAACACCGCAGAAATCCTTTCTAAATACTCAGAAAAACTGCCCGGAATTGTTATCCACTGCTTTGGTGAAGGGCCTGAGCAGGCGGAGTATTGCCTCAAGCAGGGCTGGTATGTTTCTTTTACAGGTGTAGTAACATTCAAGAATGCAGAGAGGACAAGGCAGGCTGCTGCTGTCGTACCTCCAGAGAAGCTCCTTGCAGAAACCGACTGCCCTTATATGTCTCCGGCTCCGCTTCGCAAGTACAAAACGAATGAGCCTTCTTTTATCGTTCATATCGCAGAGAAGCTCGCAGAGGTAAAGGGGCTCGAGGTAAATCAGATGTGTGAGATTCTCTGGCAAAATGCTGAATCAGTGTTCAGAATCTGA